From Nicotiana tabacum cultivar K326 chromosome 15, ASM71507v2, whole genome shotgun sequence, the proteins below share one genomic window:
- the LOC142169680 gene encoding secreted RxLR effector protein 161-like, with amino-acid sequence MSPKTPEETERMSRDPSRSAVESLMYDMVCTRPDIYQAVGLVSRYQTDPGLAHWQAVKRIMRYLKGTADYAFCYQGCKDLRLVGYSDADHGGDLDERKSTSGYIFLLSDGAISWSSKKQSCVSLSTMEAEYVALASTAQEVVWSKMFLEHLLDIAKNTEPVLVYSDSEAAISSTKDPKFHCKTKHIDIKYNYARDMVRHKVVNVKYVSIKDMLADPLTKPLSRDAFVRHIRSQGLRRL; translated from the coding sequence ATGAGTCCTAAGACTCCTGAAGAGACAGAAAGAATGAGCCGAGATCCTTCTAGGAGCGCAGTCGAAAGTCTAATGTATGATATGGTGTGCACTAGACCTGATATCTATCAAGCAGTTGGCTTGGTAAGTAGATATCAAACTGACCCAGGTTTAGCACATTGGCAAGCAGTAAAGAGGATCATGAGATATCTTAAGGGAACTGCTGATTATGCCTTTTGTTACCAAGGCTGCAAGGATCTGCGATTAGTTGGATACAGTGATGCTGATCATGGAGGAGATTTAGACGAAAGGAAGTCTACCTCAGGATATATTTTCTTACTCAGTGATGGTGCCATATCATGGAGTAGTAAGAAACAATCATGTGTATCACTATCTACGATGGAAGCTGAATACGTGGCTCTAGCATCAACAGCACAAgaagttgtttggtcgaaaatgTTCTTGGAGCACTTGTTGGATATCGCTAAAAATACTGAACCAGTGTTAGTCTACAGTGATAGTGAGGCTGCAATATCCTCTACCAAGGACCCTAAGTTTCATTGTAAAACCAAACATATAGATATCAAGTATAACTATGCGAGAGACATGGTTAGACACAAGGTAGTGAATGTGAAGTATGTGTCTATAAAAGATATGTTAGCAGATCCATTGACCAAGCCTTTGTCTAGAGATGCATTTGTGAGACACATTAGGTCTCAAGGCTTACGTAGACTCTGA